In Plodia interpunctella isolate USDA-ARS_2022_Savannah chromosome 17, ilPloInte3.2, whole genome shotgun sequence, one genomic interval encodes:
- the Rpt2 gene encoding 26S proteasome regulatory subunit 4 — MGQNQSGGGSGGDKKDDKDKKKKYEPPIPTRVGKKKRKAKGPDAALKLPQVTPHTRCRLKLLKLERIKDYLLMEEEFIRNQERLKPQEEKIEEERSKVDDLRGTPMSVGNLEEIIDDNHAIVSTSVGSEHYVSILSFVDKDQLEPGCSVLLNHKVHAVVGVLGDDTDPMVSVMKLEKAPQETYADIGGLDTQIQEIKESVELPLTHPEYYEEMGIKPPKGVILYGPPGTGKTLLAKAVANQTSATFLRVVGSELIQKYLGDGPKLVRELFRVAEEHAPSIVFIDEIDAVGTKRYDSNSGGEREIQRTMLELLNQLDGFDSRGDVKVIMATNRIETLDPALIRPGRIDRKIEFPLPDEKTKRRIFTIHTSRMTLADDVNLSELIMSKDDLSGADIKAICTEAGLMALRERRMKVTNEDFKKSKESVLYRKKEGTPEGLYL, encoded by the exons ATG GGTCAGAACCAGTCAGGTGGAGGTAGCGGTGGAGACAAGAAAGATGACAAggataagaagaaaaaatatgaaccCCCAATTCCTACTAGAGTGGGTAAGAAAAAACGTAAAGCAAAGGGACCAGACGCGGCTCTCAAGTTGCCTCAAGTAACTCCTCATACAAGATGTCgcctaaaattattaaagctGGAGAGAATAAAGGACTACTTATTGATGGAAGAAGAATTTATTCGTAATCAAGAAAGACTAAAGCCACAAGAAGAGAAGATCGAAGAAGAAAGGTCCAAA GTTGATGACCTGAGAGGGACACCAATGTCTGTGGGCAACCTCGAGGAGATTATAGATGACAACCATGCTATTGTGTCTACTTCAGTGGGCAGTGAACATTATGTGAGCATCTTGTCCTTTGTGGATAAAGATCAACTGGAACCAGGCTGCTCTGTCTTGCTAAATCACAAG gttCATGCAGTGGTGGGTGTGTTAGGTGATGACACAGATCCAATGGTATCTGTCATGAAGTTAGAAAAGGCACCACAGGAAACTTATGCTGATATTGGTGGATTGGATACACAGATTCAGGAAATAAAg GAATCAGTAGAATTGCCATTGACTCACCCTGAGTACTATGAAGAAATGGGCATCAAACCTCCCAAAGGTGTCATTCTGTATGGTCCCCCTGGTACAGGCAAGACCCTGTTGGCTAAAGCTGTCGCTAACCAGACCTCGGCTACATTCCTACGTGTTGTAGGCTCAGAACTCATCCAAAAGTATTTG ggAGATGGACCAAAACTAGTTCGTGAGTTGTTCAGGGTGGCTGAAGAACATGCACCATCTATTGTTTTCATTGATGAAATTGATGCTGTTGGTACTAAACg TTATGACTCAAATTCTGGTGGTGAGAGAGAAATCCAGCGGACTATGTTAGAGCTGCTGAATCAGCTTGATGGCTTTGACTCTAGAGGTGATGTTAAA gttatcATGGCTACAAATCGAATAGAGACTCTAGACCCGGCTCTCATACGCCCGGGTCGTATCGACCGAAAGATTGAGTTCCCTCTACCTGATGAGAAGACAAAGCGAAGGATTTTCACCATCCACACTTCCAGAATGACCCTTGCTGATGATGTGAACTTGTCTGAACTAATTATGTCTAAAGATGACCTTTCTGGTGCTGATATTaag gCTATTTGCACTGAAGCCGGTTTGATGGCCCTTAGGGAGCGTCGTATGAAAGTCACCAATGAAGACTTCAAGAAATCTAAAGAAAGTGTTCTCTACAGAAAGAAGGAGGGCACACCAGAAGGATTGTATCTTTAA
- the Srp54k gene encoding signal recognition particle subunit SRP54, producing MVLADLGRKITTALQSLSRATIINEEVLNSMLKQICAALLEADVNIRLVKNLRENVRAVIDFDEMAGGLNKRRMIQSAVFKELVKLVDPGVKPYQPIKGKPNVIMFVGLQGSGKTTTCTKLAYHYLRKNWKSCLVCADTFRAGAYDQVKQNCTKARIPFYGSYTEVDPVVIATTGVDMFKKEGFEMIIVDTSGRHKQEESLFEEMLAVANAIKPDNIIFVMDATIGQACEAQARAFKDKVDIGSVIITKLDGHAKGGGALSAVAATQSPIIFIGTGEHIDDLEPFKTKPFINKLLGMGDIEGLLDKVNELKLDDNDELLEKLKHGQFTLRAMYEQFQNIMKMGPFSQIMGMIPGFSQDLMSKGSEQESMARLKRLMTIMDSMNEGELDHRDGAKLFTKQPTRITRVAQGAGVTERDVKDLIAQYTKFAAVVKKMGGIKGLFKGGDMAKNVNQTQMAKLNQQMAKMMDPRILQQMGGMSGLHNMMKQLQQGSSGMSSLMGGK from the exons atGGTTTTAGCAGATTTAGGTCGTAAAATAACAACTGCCTTGCAGTCTCTTAGCAGGGCTACTATCATTAATGAAGAA GTTTTGAATTCTATGCTGAAACAAATTTGTGCTGCTTTATTAGAAGCTGACGTTAATATCCGTTTAGTAAAGAACCTTCGTGAGAATGTACGTGCCGTCATTGACTTTGATGAAATGGCTGGAGGGCTCAATAAGAGGAGGATGATACAGTCAGCTGTTTTCAAAGAACTGGTCAaa CTTGTCGACCCTGGAGTGAAACCCTACCAGCCTATTAAAGGCAAACCCAATGTCATCATGTTTGTGGGTCTACAAGGGTCAGGAAAAACAACAACATGTACAAAGCTGGCTTACCATTACTTGAGGAAGAACTGGAAGTCATGTTTAGTCTGTGCTGACACCTTTAGAGCTGGTGCCTATGATCAGGTCAAGCAGAATTGTACTAAAGCCAGAATACCATTCTATGGAAG ctaCACAGAAGTGGACCCTGTTGTGATAGCCACAACTGGTGTGGACATGTTCAAAAAGGAAGGCTTTGAAATGATTATTGTGGATACAAGTGGTCGCCACAAACAGGAGGAATCTTTGTTCGAGGAGATGTTGGCAGTTGCTAATGCCATT AAACCAGACAACATTATATTCGTCATGGACGCAACAATAGGTCAGGCTTGTGAAGCCCAAGCCAGGGCTTTCAAAGACAAAGTGGACATCGGTTCTGTTATTATCACCAAGTTGGATGGACACGCCAAGGGTGGTGGAGCTCTATCGGC agTTGCAGCCACCCAGAGTCCTATCATCTTTATAGGAACAGGAGAACACATTGATGATTTAGAGCCATTCAAGACAAAGCCTTTCATAAACAAGCTGCTGGGCATGGGTGACATTGAAGGCCTGCTAGATAAAGTCAATGAGCTCAAGTTGGATGATAATGATGAGCTGTTAGAAAAACTTAAGCATGGGCAGTTCACTCTCAGAGCTATGTATGAGCAGTTCcagaatattatgaaaatgggACCTTTTTCACAAATCATG ggAATGATACCAGGATTTTCTCAAGACCTTATGTCCAAAGGTAGTGAACAGGAATCAATGGCGAGGTTGAAGCGCCTTATGACCATCATGGACTCTATGAATGAAGGGGAATTAGACCATCGCGATGGCGCTAAGCTATTTACAAAGCAACCCACCAGAATTACCCGCGTCGCACAAGGCGCTGGAGTCACCGAGAGAGATGTCAAAGACCTCATTGCTCAATATACCAAGTTTGCTGCGGTTGTCAAAAAGATGGGCGGTATCAAGGGACTCTTCAAAGGCGGCGATATGGCGAAAAATGTTAATCAAACTCAAATGGCGAAACTCAATCAACAGATGGCTAAAATGATGGATCCTCGTATTTTACAGCAGATGGGAGGCATGTCGGGGTTGCATAACATGATGAAGCAGTTGCAACAAGGATCTAGTGGAATGAGTAGTTTAATGGGTGGGAAATGA
- the LOC128677144 gene encoding CCA tRNA nucleotidyltransferase 1, mitochondrial isoform X2, whose protein sequence is MSFVYAGFQKLRCCLNARFYCSVTVTKRRRMRSKTDMELKSRENPIVIKLDIEKIKDIFTPEALDLKRFFDQYQYELRVAGGAVRDLLMGLKPTDLDFATTATPQQMKDMFTAEGVRMINMNGEKHGTITPRINDKENFEVTTLRIDMVTDGRHAEVEFTTDWKLDANRRDLTINSMFLGFDGSVYDYFFGYEDLQKRRVAFVGDPDVRVKEDYLRIMRYFRFYGKIAKSPDAHEEETLKILKNNADGLQNVSGERIWVELKKTLQGRFAGSLLKIMLEVGLGKNIGLPEQPNVEELDRVLKRADHLHLHPITYLVALLKDMDEVTVLHNRLKFSGYDRDLAYFLVEHRGDKVHDKPLLPYEKLVLNTKIKQKDAVEYVKEVLKYRGDENLLEKFNKWEIPRFPVSGKVLKDNNVPPGKMYGIIISKLKEIWVDNEYAQTADDLVKFLPTVMEELERKKKIKQVK, encoded by the exons ATGTCCTTTGTATATGCGGGATTTCAGAAATTACGCTGTTGTTTAAATGCAAGA ttttattGCAGCGTAACTGTTACTAAACGACGAAGAATGAGATCCAAAACAGACATGGAATTGAAAAGCAGAGAGAACCCGATTGTGATTAAATTGGACATTGAAAAGATCAAAGACATATTTACGCCAGAAGCTTTAGATCTGAAAAGGTTTTTTGATCAGTATCAATATGAATTACGAGTAGCAGGGGGTGCTGTGAg AGATTTGTTGATGGGTCTCAAACCAACAGACCTTGATTTTGCCACAACAGCCACCCCTCAACAAATGAAGGATATGTTTACTGCTGAAGGGGTTCGTATGATCAATATGAATGGTGAGAAACATGGGACAATCACACCCAGGATCAATGATAAGGAAAACTTTGAGGTCACTACCCTTAGAATAGACATGGTGACTGATGGCCGGCATGCAGAAGTGGAATTTACCACAGACTGGAAACTCGATGCTAATAGAAGAGATCTCACAATAAACTCTATGTTTTTAG gTTTTGATGGCTCTGTATACGATTATTTCTTTGGTTATGAAGATTTGCAAAAAAGAAGGGTAGCCTTTGTTGGAGATCCTGATGTCAGAGTCAAAGAAGATTATTTGAGGATAATGCGATACTTCAGATTTTATGGAAAGATTGCTAAATCACCAGATGCCCATGAAGAAgaaacattgaaaatattgaaaaataacgcTGACGGACTGCAAAATGTATCCGGGGAAAGAATTTGGGTAGAACTTAAAAAAACACTGCAGGGAAGATTTGCCGGAAGCTTGTTAAAGATAATGCTAGAAGTTGGATTGGGAAAGAATATAG ggCTACCTGAACAACCCAATGTGGAAGAACTTGACAGAGTCCTAAAGAGGGCCGACCACTTGCATTTACATCCAATCACATATTTAGTGGCTCTACTGAAAGATATGGATGAAGTTACAGTGCTCCACAACCGATTGAAGTTCTCTGGATATGATAGAGACCTTGCCTATTTTTTGGTAGAACATAGAGGTGATAAAGTCCATGACAAACCATTGTT GCCATATgagaaattagttttaaatacaaagataAAACAAAAGGATGCAGTAGAGTATGTCAaagaagtattaaaatatagaggAGATGAAAATCTTTTAGAGAAATTCAATAAATGGGAAATTCCAAGGTTTCCTGTCAGTGGAAAAGTTCTAAAGGACAACAATGTGCCACCTGGGAAGATGTATGGAATTATCATAAgcaaattaaaagaaatttggGTAGATAATGAATATGCACAAACAGCAGATGATTTGGTGAAGTTTCTGCCAACTGTCATGGAAGAACTtgagagaaaaaagaaaataaagcaagtaaaataa
- the LOC128677144 gene encoding CCA tRNA nucleotidyltransferase 1, mitochondrial isoform X1, protein MSFVYAGFQKLRCCLNARFYCSVTVTKRRRMRSKTDMELKSRENPIVIKLDIEKIKDIFTPEALDLKRFFDQYQYELRVAGGAVRDLLMGLKPTDLDFATTATPQQMKDMFTAEGVRMINMNGEKHGTITPRINDKENFEVTTLRIDMVTDGRHAEVEFTTDWKLDANRRDLTINSMFLGFDGSVYDYFFGYEDLQKRRVAFVGDPDVRVKEDYLRIMRYFRFYGKIAKSPDAHEEETLKILKNNADGLQNVSGERIWVELKKTLQGRFAGSLLKIMLEVGLGKNIGLPEQPNVEELDRVLKRADHLHLHPITYLVALLKDMDEVTVLHNRLKFSGYDRDLAYFLVEHRGDKVHDKPLLPYEKLVLNTKIKQKDAVEYVKEVLKYRGDENLLEKFNKWEIPRFPVSGKVLKDNNVPPGKMYGIIISKLKEIWVDNEYAQTADDLVKFLPTVMEELERKKKIKQTSQTSFA, encoded by the exons ATGTCCTTTGTATATGCGGGATTTCAGAAATTACGCTGTTGTTTAAATGCAAGA ttttattGCAGCGTAACTGTTACTAAACGACGAAGAATGAGATCCAAAACAGACATGGAATTGAAAAGCAGAGAGAACCCGATTGTGATTAAATTGGACATTGAAAAGATCAAAGACATATTTACGCCAGAAGCTTTAGATCTGAAAAGGTTTTTTGATCAGTATCAATATGAATTACGAGTAGCAGGGGGTGCTGTGAg AGATTTGTTGATGGGTCTCAAACCAACAGACCTTGATTTTGCCACAACAGCCACCCCTCAACAAATGAAGGATATGTTTACTGCTGAAGGGGTTCGTATGATCAATATGAATGGTGAGAAACATGGGACAATCACACCCAGGATCAATGATAAGGAAAACTTTGAGGTCACTACCCTTAGAATAGACATGGTGACTGATGGCCGGCATGCAGAAGTGGAATTTACCACAGACTGGAAACTCGATGCTAATAGAAGAGATCTCACAATAAACTCTATGTTTTTAG gTTTTGATGGCTCTGTATACGATTATTTCTTTGGTTATGAAGATTTGCAAAAAAGAAGGGTAGCCTTTGTTGGAGATCCTGATGTCAGAGTCAAAGAAGATTATTTGAGGATAATGCGATACTTCAGATTTTATGGAAAGATTGCTAAATCACCAGATGCCCATGAAGAAgaaacattgaaaatattgaaaaataacgcTGACGGACTGCAAAATGTATCCGGGGAAAGAATTTGGGTAGAACTTAAAAAAACACTGCAGGGAAGATTTGCCGGAAGCTTGTTAAAGATAATGCTAGAAGTTGGATTGGGAAAGAATATAG ggCTACCTGAACAACCCAATGTGGAAGAACTTGACAGAGTCCTAAAGAGGGCCGACCACTTGCATTTACATCCAATCACATATTTAGTGGCTCTACTGAAAGATATGGATGAAGTTACAGTGCTCCACAACCGATTGAAGTTCTCTGGATATGATAGAGACCTTGCCTATTTTTTGGTAGAACATAGAGGTGATAAAGTCCATGACAAACCATTGTT GCCATATgagaaattagttttaaatacaaagataAAACAAAAGGATGCAGTAGAGTATGTCAaagaagtattaaaatatagaggAGATGAAAATCTTTTAGAGAAATTCAATAAATGGGAAATTCCAAGGTTTCCTGTCAGTGGAAAAGTTCTAAAGGACAACAATGTGCCACCTGGGAAGATGTATGGAATTATCATAAgcaaattaaaagaaatttggGTAGATAATGAATATGCACAAACAGCAGATGATTTGGTGAAGTTTCTGCCAACTGTCATGGAAGAACTtgagagaaaaaagaaaataaagcaa ACAAGTCAAACTTCTTTTGCATAA
- the LOC128677144 gene encoding CCA tRNA nucleotidyltransferase 1, mitochondrial isoform X3: MQDVTVTKRRRMRSKTDMELKSRENPIVIKLDIEKIKDIFTPEALDLKRFFDQYQYELRVAGGAVRDLLMGLKPTDLDFATTATPQQMKDMFTAEGVRMINMNGEKHGTITPRINDKENFEVTTLRIDMVTDGRHAEVEFTTDWKLDANRRDLTINSMFLGFDGSVYDYFFGYEDLQKRRVAFVGDPDVRVKEDYLRIMRYFRFYGKIAKSPDAHEEETLKILKNNADGLQNVSGERIWVELKKTLQGRFAGSLLKIMLEVGLGKNIGLPEQPNVEELDRVLKRADHLHLHPITYLVALLKDMDEVTVLHNRLKFSGYDRDLAYFLVEHRGDKVHDKPLLPYEKLVLNTKIKQKDAVEYVKEVLKYRGDENLLEKFNKWEIPRFPVSGKVLKDNNVPPGKMYGIIISKLKEIWVDNEYAQTADDLVKFLPTVMEELERKKKIKQTSQTSFA; the protein is encoded by the exons ATGCAAGA CGTAACTGTTACTAAACGACGAAGAATGAGATCCAAAACAGACATGGAATTGAAAAGCAGAGAGAACCCGATTGTGATTAAATTGGACATTGAAAAGATCAAAGACATATTTACGCCAGAAGCTTTAGATCTGAAAAGGTTTTTTGATCAGTATCAATATGAATTACGAGTAGCAGGGGGTGCTGTGAg AGATTTGTTGATGGGTCTCAAACCAACAGACCTTGATTTTGCCACAACAGCCACCCCTCAACAAATGAAGGATATGTTTACTGCTGAAGGGGTTCGTATGATCAATATGAATGGTGAGAAACATGGGACAATCACACCCAGGATCAATGATAAGGAAAACTTTGAGGTCACTACCCTTAGAATAGACATGGTGACTGATGGCCGGCATGCAGAAGTGGAATTTACCACAGACTGGAAACTCGATGCTAATAGAAGAGATCTCACAATAAACTCTATGTTTTTAG gTTTTGATGGCTCTGTATACGATTATTTCTTTGGTTATGAAGATTTGCAAAAAAGAAGGGTAGCCTTTGTTGGAGATCCTGATGTCAGAGTCAAAGAAGATTATTTGAGGATAATGCGATACTTCAGATTTTATGGAAAGATTGCTAAATCACCAGATGCCCATGAAGAAgaaacattgaaaatattgaaaaataacgcTGACGGACTGCAAAATGTATCCGGGGAAAGAATTTGGGTAGAACTTAAAAAAACACTGCAGGGAAGATTTGCCGGAAGCTTGTTAAAGATAATGCTAGAAGTTGGATTGGGAAAGAATATAG ggCTACCTGAACAACCCAATGTGGAAGAACTTGACAGAGTCCTAAAGAGGGCCGACCACTTGCATTTACATCCAATCACATATTTAGTGGCTCTACTGAAAGATATGGATGAAGTTACAGTGCTCCACAACCGATTGAAGTTCTCTGGATATGATAGAGACCTTGCCTATTTTTTGGTAGAACATAGAGGTGATAAAGTCCATGACAAACCATTGTT GCCATATgagaaattagttttaaatacaaagataAAACAAAAGGATGCAGTAGAGTATGTCAaagaagtattaaaatatagaggAGATGAAAATCTTTTAGAGAAATTCAATAAATGGGAAATTCCAAGGTTTCCTGTCAGTGGAAAAGTTCTAAAGGACAACAATGTGCCACCTGGGAAGATGTATGGAATTATCATAAgcaaattaaaagaaatttggGTAGATAATGAATATGCACAAACAGCAGATGATTTGGTGAAGTTTCTGCCAACTGTCATGGAAGAACTtgagagaaaaaagaaaataaagcaa ACAAGTCAAACTTCTTTTGCATAA
- the LOC128677152 gene encoding abscission/NoCut checkpoint regulator isoform X1, whose protein sequence is MSCNSCAKPYNFFRKEKGCPSCGFSYCSKCLDNMIYVEKLKAEAKVCMKCAKTTNAPKIVEPPDAYYKRIGLNRNDVHCDNGGTSSQDQEIHARLLKLKQDTTPKMTQEEEIAIRLKNIKGEVPSTSDAELQQRLANLRGVPVNTLQSKNICPIVPETRTEQEQANDLLKQYMAQAQIDGQYKDEFDALVSDMEMRVQKLKDSSLATKTKNDPAKEASDSEDEDEIIKKIVEKIKIESSREDNQVSPKENDELPFCEICNEDAKMRCLGCHYLFCKRCFLEHKDDDDGCDRYELYKPPKNQ, encoded by the exons ATGTCTTGCAATTCTTGTGCAaaaccttataatttttttcgaaaagag AAAGGGTGCCCAAGTTGTGGTTTTAGCTACTGTTCAAAATGTTTAGATAACATGATATATGTTGAGAAATTAAAGGCTGAAGCAAAG gtCTGCATGAAATGTGCAAAAACAACAAATGCTCCTAAGATAGTTGAACCTCCCGATGCTTACTATAA AAGAATAGGTCTTAACAGAAATGATGTTCATTGTGATAATGGTGGCACTAGCTCGCAAGATCAAGAAATACATGCTAGattgttgaaattaaaacaagatACTACACCAAAAATGAcacaagaagaagaaatagccattaggttaaaaaatattaaaggagAAGTACCTTCTACTTCTGATGCAGAGTTGCAGCAGAGATTAGCCAACCTTAGGGGAGTGCCAGTTAACACTTTGCAAAGTAAG AATATATGTCCTATAGTCCCAGAAACAAGAACTGAGCAAGAACAAGCTAATGATTTACTAAAACAATATATGGCACAAGCTCAAATTGATGGACAGTACAAGGATGAGTTTGATGCTCTGGTTAGTGACATGGAAATGAGGGTTCAGAAACTAAAAGATAGTAGCCttgcaacaaaaacaaagaatgATCCTGCTAAGGAGGCATCTGATTCTGAAGATGAAGATGAGATtatcaagaaaattgttgaaaag ataaaaatagaatcatCTCGAGAGGATAATCAAGTTTCTCCAAAAGAAAATGATGAGTTACCTTTCTGTGAAATTTGTAATGAAGATGCTAAAATGAGGTGTCTGGGTtgccattatttattttgcaagaGGTGCTTTCTGGAACACAAGGATGATGATGACGGCTGTGACAGATATGAGCTTTACAAACCTCCCAAAAATCAGTAG
- the LOC128677152 gene encoding abscission/NoCut checkpoint regulator isoform X2 codes for MIYVEKLKAEAKVCMKCAKTTNAPKIVEPPDAYYKRIGLNRNDVHCDNGGTSSQDQEIHARLLKLKQDTTPKMTQEEEIAIRLKNIKGEVPSTSDAELQQRLANLRGVPVNTLQSKNICPIVPETRTEQEQANDLLKQYMAQAQIDGQYKDEFDALVSDMEMRVQKLKDSSLATKTKNDPAKEASDSEDEDEIIKKIVEKIKIESSREDNQVSPKENDELPFCEICNEDAKMRCLGCHYLFCKRCFLEHKDDDDGCDRYELYKPPKNQ; via the exons ATGATATATGTTGAGAAATTAAAGGCTGAAGCAAAG gtCTGCATGAAATGTGCAAAAACAACAAATGCTCCTAAGATAGTTGAACCTCCCGATGCTTACTATAA AAGAATAGGTCTTAACAGAAATGATGTTCATTGTGATAATGGTGGCACTAGCTCGCAAGATCAAGAAATACATGCTAGattgttgaaattaaaacaagatACTACACCAAAAATGAcacaagaagaagaaatagccattaggttaaaaaatattaaaggagAAGTACCTTCTACTTCTGATGCAGAGTTGCAGCAGAGATTAGCCAACCTTAGGGGAGTGCCAGTTAACACTTTGCAAAGTAAG AATATATGTCCTATAGTCCCAGAAACAAGAACTGAGCAAGAACAAGCTAATGATTTACTAAAACAATATATGGCACAAGCTCAAATTGATGGACAGTACAAGGATGAGTTTGATGCTCTGGTTAGTGACATGGAAATGAGGGTTCAGAAACTAAAAGATAGTAGCCttgcaacaaaaacaaagaatgATCCTGCTAAGGAGGCATCTGATTCTGAAGATGAAGATGAGATtatcaagaaaattgttgaaaag ataaaaatagaatcatCTCGAGAGGATAATCAAGTTTCTCCAAAAGAAAATGATGAGTTACCTTTCTGTGAAATTTGTAATGAAGATGCTAAAATGAGGTGTCTGGGTtgccattatttattttgcaagaGGTGCTTTCTGGAACACAAGGATGATGATGACGGCTGTGACAGATATGAGCTTTACAAACCTCCCAAAAATCAGTAG
- the LOC128677152 gene encoding abscission/NoCut checkpoint regulator isoform X3, with protein MKCAKTTNAPKIVEPPDAYYKRIGLNRNDVHCDNGGTSSQDQEIHARLLKLKQDTTPKMTQEEEIAIRLKNIKGEVPSTSDAELQQRLANLRGVPVNTLQSKNICPIVPETRTEQEQANDLLKQYMAQAQIDGQYKDEFDALVSDMEMRVQKLKDSSLATKTKNDPAKEASDSEDEDEIIKKIVEKIKIESSREDNQVSPKENDELPFCEICNEDAKMRCLGCHYLFCKRCFLEHKDDDDGCDRYELYKPPKNQ; from the exons ATGAAATGTGCAAAAACAACAAATGCTCCTAAGATAGTTGAACCTCCCGATGCTTACTATAA AAGAATAGGTCTTAACAGAAATGATGTTCATTGTGATAATGGTGGCACTAGCTCGCAAGATCAAGAAATACATGCTAGattgttgaaattaaaacaagatACTACACCAAAAATGAcacaagaagaagaaatagccattaggttaaaaaatattaaaggagAAGTACCTTCTACTTCTGATGCAGAGTTGCAGCAGAGATTAGCCAACCTTAGGGGAGTGCCAGTTAACACTTTGCAAAGTAAG AATATATGTCCTATAGTCCCAGAAACAAGAACTGAGCAAGAACAAGCTAATGATTTACTAAAACAATATATGGCACAAGCTCAAATTGATGGACAGTACAAGGATGAGTTTGATGCTCTGGTTAGTGACATGGAAATGAGGGTTCAGAAACTAAAAGATAGTAGCCttgcaacaaaaacaaagaatgATCCTGCTAAGGAGGCATCTGATTCTGAAGATGAAGATGAGATtatcaagaaaattgttgaaaag ataaaaatagaatcatCTCGAGAGGATAATCAAGTTTCTCCAAAAGAAAATGATGAGTTACCTTTCTGTGAAATTTGTAATGAAGATGCTAAAATGAGGTGTCTGGGTtgccattatttattttgcaagaGGTGCTTTCTGGAACACAAGGATGATGATGACGGCTGTGACAGATATGAGCTTTACAAACCTCCCAAAAATCAGTAG
- the spn-B gene encoding DNA repair protein XRCC3: protein MYTMPTLKDLLPSKLHDVLERANICTIKEISILSINEMRKFTNLCNEDILLIKNIVCHHFCPKIITSDLLETDVRITTGCDALNDILKGGYRRGTITEVYGESGCGKTQLAMQSALNNWQKGSVLICTEDLFPVKRFEQLKKGLLTYNPDIDYGENIFVEHVTEAQDLLSCIRVRLPKLLTKHKPALIVIDSIAAPFRVEITNYIQRAEELREVAVTLLKIAKIFDLAILCINQVSASFNENVELLPSLGLAWSNMISTRIWIKKTTSCIDVRTITCDNTVKSKGEVYIREAHVMFAPDVPNSLIKFVITELGIIAI from the coding sequence ATGTATACGATGCCAACCTTAAAAGATTTGCTACCTTCCAAATTACATGACGTATTAGAACGAGCTAACATTTGTACAATTAAAGAAATTAGTATTCTATCTATAAATGAAATGAGAAAGTTTACAAATCTGTGTAATgaagacattttattaataaaaaacattgtttgcCATCACTTCTGTCCGAAAATTATTACAAGTGATCTATTAGAAACAGATGTGAGGATTACCACAGGATGTGATGCTCTAAATGACATTCTCAAAGGTGGATACAGAAGAGGTACTATTACTGAAGTGTATGGTGAAAGTGGGTGTGGAAAAACTCAACTGGCAATGCAGTCTGCATTAAATAATTGGCAAAAAGGTAGTGTTCTGATATGTACAGAAGATTTATTCCCTGTTAAAAGATttgaacaattaaaaaaaggtttaCTGACGTACAATCCGGACATAGATTatggagaaaatatttttgttgaacaTGTAACAGAAGCTCAAGATTTGCTATCATGTATAAGAGTACGCCTGCCAAAGCTACTCACTAAACATAAGCCAGCATTAATTGTCATTGATTCAATAGCAGCACCTTTCCGTGTCGAAAtcacaaattatatacaacGGGCTGAAGAATTGAGGGAAGTGGCAGTTACATTGTTAAAAATCGCAAAAATATTCGATTTGGCTATACTTTGTATAAACCAGGTGTCTGCTtcatttaatgaaaatgttgaATTATTACCTTCCTTAGGCCTTGCATGGTCTAACATGATTTCCACCAGAATATGGATTAAAAAAACTACCTCTTGCATAGATGTTAGAACAATTACATGCGATAATACAGTAAAAAGTAAAGGTGAAGTTTACATTAGAGAGGCTCATGTAATGTTTGCACCTGATGTGCCTAACAgtctaattaaatttgtaataacagAACTAGGTAtcattgcaatttaa